The proteins below are encoded in one region of Phyllopteryx taeniolatus isolate TA_2022b chromosome 11, UOR_Ptae_1.2, whole genome shotgun sequence:
- the kcnk18 gene encoding potassium channel subfamily K member 18, whose protein sequence is MKSALDKQEINPICEPNACIARFWKLLPHIMLCLSLVIYAALGALLFQYIEGRAPPTKQEYHYFLGQIIRHVQHRTNSASYSHQDIVKEMELMIKDGFQTSWLQQPDSWTFFGSMFFVCTVFTTVGYGAIYPVTLPGKVACVLYAMVGIPLMLLIMLDVGDFLATMMTKAYVHIHAFFKVLRSHSWSQLRTQMQARESNHQTLEDGTIVFSHDVVVHEVLNIREVLQSQVNVKSNSMQLQKNREIFDKIIAKENLLRTGPLLRSLSCPELNRMLPLPKGFAIWDLTGIGDTMETLNVPFVLILFIVFAYIFLGGLILPVWETEMKGFDPYYFCFITITTIGFGDIVPHHPKFFMLTSLFIISGMAIMSMAFKLSQTRLVNCYRHCIKIISRENRNEDKK, encoded by the exons ATGAAATCTGCGCTAGACAAGCAAGAAATAAACCCCATCTGCGAGCCTAACGCTTGTATTGCACGGTTTTGGAAGCTGCTTCCTCACATTATGCTGTGCCTGTCTCTGGTAATTTACGCAGCGCTGGGCGCGCTTTTGTTCCAATACATTGAAGGGAGAGCACCCCCCACCAAACAGGAGTACCATTACTTCTTGGGACAAATTATCCGGCATGTCCAACATCGCACCA atAGCGCATCATACAGCCACCAAGACATAGTCAAGGAGATGGAGCTTATGATTAAAGATGGTTTTCAGACCTCATGGCTCCAGCAACCTGACAGCTGGACCTTCTTTGGCTCCATGTTCTTCGTGTGCACAGTATTCACAACAGTTG GCTATGGGGCCATCTATCCAGTCACCCTGCCTGGTAAGGTGGCGTGTGTCTTGTATGCTATGGTGGGCATTCCgctaatgcttttaatcatgctTGATGTTGGTGACTTCCTGGCTACTATGATGACCAAAGCATATGTTCATATTCACGCCTTTTTCAAAGTCCTGCGCTCACACAGTTGGTCCCAATTAAGGACTCAGATGCAAGCGAGGGAGTCGAACCATCAGACCTTGGAAGATGGTACCATTGTTTTCAGCCATGACGTTGTGGTTCATGAAGTGCTGAACATCCGGGAAGTGTTGCAAAGTCAAGTGAATGTGAAATCCAATTCCATGCAGCTCCAAAAAAACAGAGAGATCTTTGACAAGATTATTGCCAAAGAGAATCTCCTACGAACCGGTCCCCTGCTCAGGAGCCTGTCCTGCCCAGAACTGAATCGTATGCTGCCATTGCCCAAAGGATTTGCCATATGGGACTTAACAGGAATAGGAGATACTATGGAAACCCTCAATGTACCATTTGTGCTTATTCTTTTCATAGTGTTTGCTTACATTTTTCTTGGAGGGTTGATTCTGCCAGTGTGGGAGACAGAAATGAAAGGATTTGACCCTTACTACTTCTGTTTTATCACAATCACAACAATTGGTTTTGGAGACATTGTGCCTCATCATCCCAAGTTTTTTATGCTCACCTCCCTCTTCATCATTTCGGGCATGGCCATCATGTCCATGGCATTTAAGCTGAGCCAGACACGGCTTGTAAACTGCTACCGCCACTGCATCAAGATCATAAGCAGGGAAAACAGAAATGAAGACAAGAAATAA